CGTTTACTCAATCGTCCGAGGAGGATTACTATGAATCAAAAACAAATGATGGCGTCGTATAAAAGAACGTTCGAGACAGAGCCGACGCATCTCTTTTTCGCACCAGGTCGAATCAATTTAATCGGTGAGCACACGGACTACAACGGGGGGCACGTGTTTCCGGCTGCCATTACGTTCGGGACGTATGTCTTGATGCGTAAGCGCGACGACGACGTCGTCCGCCTCTATTCAGAAAATTTCCCTGAAGTAGGCGTGATTGAACGGCGATTGGGAGATTTGGCATTCCGGGAGGAAGACGACTGGACGAACTATCCGAAAGCGATGCTTCATTTGTTGCAGGAGCAAACTCAGAACATCACAACGGGCGTCGACATGTGGTTTTTCGGAAATATCCCGAACGGTGCCGGACTTTCTTCATCCGCGTCCATCGAATTGGCGACGGCGTTTGGATTGAATCGGATGTATCAACTTGGGCTTGAACCACTCGAACTCGTCAAATTGGGGCAACGGGCTGAGAACGAGTACATCGGTGTCAACAGTGGGATTATGGATCAATTCGCCATCGGTATGGGCAAGCAAGGTCACGCGATGCTACTCGACTGCGACACGCTCGAATGTGAATATGCGCCAATCGACTTGGATGGTCTGTCGATTGTCATCATGAATACGAACAAACGCCGTGAGTTGGCCGACTCGAAATACAATGAGCGTCGGGCCGAATGTGAGATGGCGCTCGAAAAATTGCAAGTGGCGTTATCGATTCAGTCGCTCGGTGATGTGACACCTGAGACGTTCGAGTCGCATATCTCCTTTCTTCAAGATGAGACGCTCGTCAAACGGGCCCGGCACGCCGTATATGAAAACGATCGAACACTTAAGGCGCTCGTGGCGTTAAAAGAGAATCGGCTCGAAGAGTTCGGTCGGCTTATGAATGCCTCGCACGTCTCGCTTCGAGATGACTATGAAGTGACGGGAAAAGAATTGGACACGCTCGTTGAGGCCGCCTGGTCGAACGGGGCCATCGGAGCCCGGATGACCGGTGCCGGTTTTGGAGGGTGTGCCATCGCACTCGTCCGCGATGAGGCGATCGATTCGTTTCGTCAGGCAGTGGCCGAACGGTATTCGGCAGTAGTCGGGTACGCCCCGACGTTCTATGTGGCTTCCATTGGTGAAGGCGCGCACGAAATCAAGCTTGGCATGAAGGAGGAAGTGTGATGACAACGTTAGTCGTTGGTGGGGCCGGTTATATCGGATCTCACGCTGTGTATCAATTGATAGACCGTGGAGAGGATGTCGTTGTGATTGATAGTCTGGAAACAGGGCATCGCGAGGCTCTTCATCCGCAGGCACGATTTTATAAAGGGGACATCCGCGACCGTTCATTCTTGAACGACGTGTTCGCGACAGAAACGATTGATCAAGTCGTCCATTTCGCTGCAAACTCGCTTGTTGGCGAGTCGATGACCAATCCACTCAAATACTATGACAATAACGTTCACGGAACGCAGTGCTTGCTTGAAGCGATGGTGGCTAACGATGTGTTACGAATCGTATTCTCATCGACGGCCGCGACATATGGTGAGCAAGACGTGATGCCGATCACAGAAGATACAGAGACGAGGCCGACGTCGACCTATGGGGAGACAAAGCTCGCGATGGAGCGAATGATTCATTGGACAGAGGTAGCCCATGGATTGCGATTCGTCTCGCTCCGCTACTTCAACGTGGCCGGTGCGCGAGCAGGTGGTGTCATCGGTGAGGATCACCACCCAGAGACGCATTTGCTACCACTCGTTCTGCAAGTCGCGAATGGTCAACGTGAGTCCATCTCGATTTTTGGGACGGATTATCCGACGGTAGATGGGACATGCATCCGGGATTACATTCACGTGGAGGACTTGATTCAGGCGCACGTCTTGGCGCTCGACTATTTGACAGAAGGCGGGGCGAGCGAGGTGTTTAACCTCGGTTCGAACAACGGTTTCTCCGTCCAAGAGATCATTGAAGAAGCGCGGGCCGTCACAGGGCACTCAATACCGGCCGTAGAACAAGAGCGTCGGGCAGGTGACCCGCCTCGTCTGATCGCGTCCTCGGCGAAAGCAAAACGCATCCTCGGATGGGAACCATCGCGCACTGACGTGAAACGGATCATCCAAGACGCTTGGGATTGGCACCGGGCAAATCCGAACGGCTATAAGGGAGGCGTGACGTCTTGATGAATACGTATATCGAAGGATTGATTGACGAGGCGAAGCGTCAAGAGTTGATCACGAGTCGTGACGTCGTCTATTGTCGCAACCGCCTATTCGAGTTATTAGGAGTCACATGGGCTGACGTCTCACGCACCGATGGGACGATTCCTGAGCTATTGAATCACATCACAGAGGAAGCGGTTCGTCAGAACTTGATTGAGGATTTCTTAGAAACAAAAGAGATTTTAGTTGCGAAAGTGATGGATGTATTTTTACCAAAACCGTCTGATTTAGAGTATGTGTTCCAACTGAAATATTTCGACGAGCCAAAAAAAGCGACTGGTTATTTCTATCACTTGTCTCAAGCATCGAACTATATCCAGACGGCACGGATCGCAAAAAAC
This sequence is a window from Exiguobacterium mexicanum. Protein-coding genes within it:
- a CDS encoding galactokinase → MNQKQMMASYKRTFETEPTHLFFAPGRINLIGEHTDYNGGHVFPAAITFGTYVLMRKRDDDVVRLYSENFPEVGVIERRLGDLAFREEDDWTNYPKAMLHLLQEQTQNITTGVDMWFFGNIPNGAGLSSSASIELATAFGLNRMYQLGLEPLELVKLGQRAENEYIGVNSGIMDQFAIGMGKQGHAMLLDCDTLECEYAPIDLDGLSIVIMNTNKRRELADSKYNERRAECEMALEKLQVALSIQSLGDVTPETFESHISFLQDETLVKRARHAVYENDRTLKALVALKENRLEEFGRLMNASHVSLRDDYEVTGKELDTLVEAAWSNGAIGARMTGAGFGGCAIALVRDEAIDSFRQAVAERYSAVVGYAPTFYVASIGEGAHEIKLGMKEEV
- the galE gene encoding UDP-glucose 4-epimerase GalE, encoding MTTLVVGGAGYIGSHAVYQLIDRGEDVVVIDSLETGHREALHPQARFYKGDIRDRSFLNDVFATETIDQVVHFAANSLVGESMTNPLKYYDNNVHGTQCLLEAMVANDVLRIVFSSTAATYGEQDVMPITEDTETRPTSTYGETKLAMERMIHWTEVAHGLRFVSLRYFNVAGARAGGVIGEDHHPETHLLPLVLQVANGQRESISIFGTDYPTVDGTCIRDYIHVEDLIQAHVLALDYLTEGGASEVFNLGSNNGFSVQEIIEEARAVTGHSIPAVEQERRAGDPPRLIASSAKAKRILGWEPSRTDVKRIIQDAWDWHRANPNGYKGGVTS